One Papaver somniferum cultivar HN1 chromosome 10, ASM357369v1, whole genome shotgun sequence genomic window carries:
- the LOC113315166 gene encoding F-box protein At1g70590, producing the protein MNQKTWPAPSDGPNYSALPLAKFNNNLHLHNQQHQQEFHKRRHFAVDKTTKSYHGHHYQSNSSSKSKTKYKSSRPTSSISSLKPPDYSNFSLLPYDVLSRIAASFTLPDLRSSSLVCKSWRDALKPLREAMLFVRWGKRYKHGKGGVRPNIQKALDSFLQGSVRGSTLAMVDAGLIYWEMGKREEGIVFYRRAAELGDPAGRCNLGISYLQADPPNPKEAVKWLYKASDAGHSRAQYQLALCLHQGRGVECNIREAASWYVRAAEGGNVRSMYNASLCYSSGEGLLFNHRQAKKWMKHAADHGHSKAQFEHGLGLFSEGKMMRALIYLELAIRAGENAAAEVKNIILQELTQGSRDYAMRLADNWRPLLSSH; encoded by the exons ATGAATCAGAAAACATGGCCAGCACCATCGGACGGACCAAACTACTCAGCTTTACCGCTAGCGAAATTCAACAACAACTTACACCTCCATAATCAACAACACCAACAGGAATTTCACAAGAGAAGACACTTTGCAGTCGACAAAACAACAAAGTCATATCACGGGCATCACTATCAatcaaattcatcatcaaaatcaaaaacaaaatacaaaTCATCAAGACCCacatcatcaatttcatcattaAAACCACCAGATTACTCTAATTTCTCATTACTTCCTTATGATGTATTATCAAGAATTGCAGCTTCATTTACATTACCAGATTTAAGGTCATCATCATTAGTATGTAAATCATGGAGAGATGCATTAAAACCATTAAGAGAAGCTATGTTATTTGTTCGTTGGGGTAAAAGATATAAACATGGTAAAGGTGGTGTTAGACCTAATATTCAGAAAGCATTAGATTCGTTCTTACAAGGTTCGGTTCGTGGTTCTACACTTGCTATGGTTGATGCTGGTCTTATTTATTGGGAAATGGGTAAAAGAGAAGAAGGAATTGTTTTTTACAGAAGAGCTGCAGAACTCGGTGATCCTGCTGGTCGTTGTAATTTGGGGATTTCTTACTTACAAG CTGATCCTCCTAATCCGAAGGAGGCCGTAAAATGGCTATATAAAGCCTCAGATGCTGGCCACTCACGTGCACAGTATCAGCTTGCACTCTGCCTACATCAAGGGCGAGGTGTGGAGTGCAACATAAGGGAAGCT GCCAGTTGGTATGTGAGAGCTGCTGAAGGTGGAAATGTGCGTTCCATGTACAATGCTTCCTTATGCTACTCCTCTGGTGAAGGCTTGCTGTTCAATCATCGTCAAGCAAAGAAGTGGATGAAACATGCTGCTGATCATGGTCACAGTAAAGCTCAGTTTGAGCATGGGCTTGGATTGTTCTCT GAAGGGAAGATGATGCGAGCACTTATTTACCTAGAGCTTGCCATTCGAGCAGGCGAAAATGCTGCAGCTGAAGTTAAGAATATTATACTCCAAGAGTTGACGCAAGGCTCTCGAGATTATGCGATGCGGCTTGCTGACAACTGGAGGCCTCTGCTTTCTTCGCACTGA